The following coding sequences lie in one Steroidobacter denitrificans genomic window:
- a CDS encoding L,D-transpeptidase family protein: MAMRGGITWVLLTLLCAVCMPDRAAFGQPVLPAATAQLAAPGIPGHAALPGSSRPGRQESGPPFRVEAVADALRLIVRSLANAGTLELSGLDETRGSQARIAWAAWIRDFYAQRAFQPAWTNPHTSFELLRSIQESELDGLDPGDYHLAPLQHLQAALSSSGAADPARIDLLRAQYDVLQTDALLRLGYHLSFGKVDPESFDAQWNYGRMLPRPDTARRIEAALAADDIHARIEALKPTHRLYAALKAELRRYRLLAAADVSGMSSAALLSAGKTLRPGDVDPRVLQLRERLRIHGDLDAGLNADARPDETFRARERQDETADEASDDALAGAAYDARLEAAVRRFQARMGLVVDAAVGTRTREELNVSVAERILQLRINLDRGRILLQELPSQFVVVNIAGYMIYMVRDDEVIWRSRVQVGRTYRRTPIFRSAISYLVWNPSWTVPPGIIRSDILPGARRDPRSITRRGLTVLDREGKVIDPETIDWSSFRSGHIPYTLRQEPGPDNAMGRVKFMFPNNYDVYLHDTPSKSLFEASDRTFSSGCVRVERPLELALLLLNDPEWNAEAIAHTLESRRLLNVTLRDKMPVLLTYWTAWAGAQGEINFRRDVYGQDAQWAAGLDAPFNIRRRPLVETSRP, translated from the coding sequence ATGGCGATGCGTGGCGGTATTACCTGGGTCTTGCTCACGCTGCTCTGCGCGGTCTGTATGCCCGATCGAGCGGCTTTCGGACAACCGGTATTGCCGGCCGCGACGGCGCAACTCGCGGCCCCAGGGATCCCGGGCCATGCAGCCTTACCCGGCTCATCCCGACCCGGCAGACAGGAAAGCGGACCGCCGTTTCGAGTCGAGGCGGTAGCGGATGCGCTGCGTCTTATCGTGCGCTCTTTGGCGAACGCCGGTACGCTGGAGTTGAGCGGCCTCGACGAGACCAGGGGCTCTCAGGCACGCATCGCCTGGGCGGCTTGGATCCGCGATTTTTATGCGCAACGCGCCTTCCAGCCCGCCTGGACGAATCCGCATACTTCGTTCGAATTGCTGCGCTCCATCCAGGAAAGCGAATTGGATGGGCTGGACCCCGGCGACTATCATCTGGCGCCGCTCCAGCATCTGCAGGCCGCGCTGAGTTCCTCCGGCGCAGCCGATCCTGCCAGGATCGACCTGTTGCGGGCACAATATGATGTGCTGCAGACGGATGCCCTGCTGCGCCTGGGATACCATTTGTCGTTCGGCAAGGTGGATCCGGAGTCCTTCGATGCCCAATGGAACTATGGGCGCATGCTGCCGAGGCCGGATACCGCGAGGCGGATCGAAGCTGCATTGGCGGCGGACGATATTCATGCCCGCATCGAGGCGTTGAAACCCACCCATCGGTTGTATGCGGCCTTGAAGGCCGAATTGCGTCGGTATCGGCTGCTGGCCGCGGCCGATGTCTCCGGCATGTCGTCCGCGGCGCTGCTGTCCGCGGGCAAGACACTCAGGCCCGGGGATGTCGATCCGCGTGTCTTGCAGCTGCGCGAGCGACTGCGAATCCACGGTGATCTGGATGCTGGTCTGAATGCGGATGCACGCCCGGATGAGACGTTCCGAGCCCGGGAACGGCAGGATGAAACGGCGGATGAAGCCTCGGATGATGCCCTGGCCGGGGCGGCGTACGACGCACGGCTCGAAGCAGCAGTGCGTCGTTTTCAGGCGCGCATGGGGTTGGTCGTCGATGCCGCCGTCGGCACGCGCACCCGCGAGGAACTCAACGTGTCGGTCGCGGAGCGGATCTTGCAGTTACGCATCAACCTGGACCGTGGACGCATCCTGTTGCAGGAGCTTCCGTCGCAGTTCGTCGTTGTCAATATCGCCGGCTACATGATCTACATGGTTCGCGATGATGAAGTCATCTGGCGTTCGCGAGTGCAGGTCGGTCGGACCTACCGTCGTACACCGATCTTTCGCTCCGCCATCAGCTATCTGGTGTGGAATCCATCCTGGACGGTTCCACCGGGAATCATCCGGAGCGACATTCTCCCCGGCGCGCGCCGTGATCCACGCTCGATCACACGACGCGGCTTGACGGTACTGGATCGCGAGGGAAAGGTCATCGATCCTGAAACGATCGACTGGTCGAGCTTTCGCAGCGGACATATTCCGTACACGCTGCGCCAGGAACCCGGGCCCGATAACGCCATGGGCCGCGTGAAATTCATGTTTCCCAATAACTACGACGTCTATTTGCACGATACGCCTTCGAAGTCCTTGTTCGAGGCATCGGATCGAACCTTCAGTTCGGGCTGTGTGCGGGTGGAACGGCCGCTGGAGCTGGCACTGTTGCTGTTGAACGATCCCGAGTGGAATGCTGAGGCGATCGCGCATACGCTTGAATCCAGGCGTCTGCTTAATGTGACGCTGCGGGACAAGATGCCGGTGCTGCTGACGTATTGGACCGCCTGGGCGGGCGCGCAGGGTGAGATCAATTTCCGGCGCGACGTGTACGGCCAGGATGCGCAATGGGCAGCGGGTCTGGATGCTCCATTCAATATTCGGCGCCGCCCGCTGGTCGAGACTTCACGGCCGTAG